The Primulina tabacum isolate GXHZ01 chromosome 7, ASM2559414v2, whole genome shotgun sequence genome includes a window with the following:
- the LOC142552391 gene encoding uncharacterized protein LOC142552391, protein MPPKRKSIEGDDRTPPTDKTVKVVNQFSKLLQEQAKVHGKRIQQPLSMHTPTQGRGRGRGQSTTESSDDGAYDRFRRMNPPDFIGGPDPPVALEWVKSLEAIFDYLKFTDLDKVSCDVFMLVKAALIWWEATKVTVNVRELKWDEFKELFYAKYFSKEVKAKVNEFLELRQDSMSIVEYTLKFEEGCVFVPFIAENNKDKGEHFFRGLKPDIRRDVHMSKVITYQDIVERALLAEHDEQEIEKERQLRRQAFQARGQGASANVRVGHKGKGKVEQRNKPPSISSDTEQPVCPTCGKPHKGECLVGSGRCFRCKEMGHTAQKCPLSPDKGKVQGRIFAMTKESVNPDFSVISAFDVILGMDWLSAYHAVIDCVGKTVKFLADDNDSDVFVGLVLVVRNDSVMQLHFIDVVQDYPDVFADDVPGIPPDREELLDKGFIRPSSSPWGAPVLFVKKKDGSLRLCIDYRELNKVTVKNKYTLPRIDDLFDQFQGAVVFSKIDIRSGYHQLKVKNEDIPKTAFRTNSIAIGLTRKATKFEWTIECQRAYQALKDKLTSAPVLVLPCGIEDFVVYTDASKQGLGAVLMQREKVIAYASRQLKEYERNYTTHDLELAAVVFALKIWRHYLHVSDRDPRFTSEFWKSLHQALGTKLAFSTAYHSQRDGQSERVIQILEDMLRSCIIDFPGSWDSKLSLVEFTYNNSYRSLIGMEPYESLYGRKCRSPLYWEEVGERKMLGPELVQQAADVVALIQERMKTAQSRLKIYADVRVRPLSFEVGDHVFIKIAALKGVMRFWQERFSHLQFSTPNPRIIVDFLVSPTLDFKLQGISSRYLSNQVIVPTMCLLKCLNEVSYD, encoded by the exons ATGCCTCCCAAGAGAAAGAGTATTGAAGGGGATGATAGGACCCCTCCTACTGATAAGACTGTCAAGGTTGTAAACCAATTCAGTAAGTTATTACAAGAACAAGCGAAGGTTCATGGCAAACGGATTCAACAGCCATTGAGCATGCACACCCCGACCCAGGGTCGTGGTCGTGGAAGAGGTCAAAGTACAACTGAAAGTTCTGATGATGGTGCATATGATCGTTTCAGACGTATGAACCCTCCTGATTTTATTGGTGGCCCTGATCCACCAGTGGCTCTTGAATGGGTAAAGTCATTGGAGGCCATATTCGATTACTTGAAGTTCACCGACTTAGATAAGGTAAGTTGTGATGTGTTTATGTTGGTCAAAGCTGCTCTTATTTGGTGGGAAGCTACCAAGGTTACAGTTAATGTTCGAGAATTAAAGTGGGACGAGTTCAAGGAATTATTCTatgccaaatatttttcaaaggaAGTCAAAGCCAAGGTGAATGAATTTCTTGAATTGAGGCAAGATTCTATGTCTATCGTTGAGTATACTTTGAAGTTTGAAGAAGGATGTGTCTTTGTTCCTTTTATTGCTGAAAACAACAAAGATAAGGGAGAACACTTCTTTCGTGGTTTGAAGCCAGATATTCGAAGAGATGTTCATATGTCAAAGGTGATCACATACCAAGACATTGTGGAGAGAGCTTTGCTTGCTGAGCATGATGAGCAAGAGATTGAGAAAGAGAGGCAGTTAAGAAGGCAAGCTTTCCAAGCTAGAGGTCAAGGTGCAAGCGCAAATGTTCGAGTTGGCCACAAAGGTAAAGGTAAGGTGGAGCAGCGTAATAAACCTCCTTCGATTTCTTCTGATACTGAGCAACCTGTGTGTCCTACGTGTGGCAAGCCACACAAAGGTGAATGTTTGGTTGGTAGTGGTCGATGTTTCAGATGCAAAGAGATGGGGCATACGGCGCAGAAATGTCCTCTCTCTCCAGACAAAGGAAAAGTTCAAGGTCGAATTTTTGCAATGACAAAAGAAAGTGTTAATCCTGATTTTTCGGTGATATCAG CATTTGATGTCATAttgggtatggattggttatctgcTTATCATGCGGTGATTGACTGTGTGGGCAAGACAGTGAAATTTTTAGCCGATGACAATGATAGTGATGTATTTGTGGGTCTAG TGTTGGTTGTGCGAAACGATAGTGTTATGCAATTACACTTTATTGATGTGGTTCAAGATTATCCTGACGTATTTGCTGATGATGTGCCTGGTATACCACCTgatcgagag GAgctattagataaaggttttattcgtcCTAGTTCATCGCCGTGGGGAGCTCCGgtgttatttgtgaaaaagaaagatggatcgTTGAGattatgcattgattatcgagagctcaaCAAGGTAACTGTTAAGAACAAATATACTCTGCCACGTATTGATGACCTGTTTGATCAATTTCAAGGAGCAgtagtgttttcgaagattgacaTTCGGTCTGGTTATCATCAATTGAAGGTGAAAAATGAGGACATACCAAAGACTGCTTTTAGAACaa ATAGCATTGCCATTGGTTTAACACGGAAGGCTACCAAGTTCGAGTGGACCATTGAGTGCCAAAGAGCATACCAAGCATTGAAAGATAAGTTAACTTCTGCCCCTGTATTAGTACTTCCTTGTGGTATTGAAGATTTTGTTGTGTATACAGATGCTTCTAAGCAGGGGTTAGGTGCCGTTTTGATGCAGCGTGAGAAAGTGATAGCTTacgcttctcgtcagttgaaggaaTACGAGAGGAATTATACTACTCATGATTTGGAGCTGGCCGCTGTGGTgtttgccttaaagatttggcggcATTATCTCCATG TTTCAGATCGGGATCCAAGGTTTAcatcagagttttggaagagtttacatcaaGCCTTGGGAACAAAATTGGCTTTTAGTACCGCCTACCATTCTCAAAGAGACGGGCAATCAGAAAGAGTGATCCAAATTCTTGAGGATATGCTAAGATCTTGCATAATTGATTTCCCGGGAAGTTGGGATTCCAAGTTGTCTTTGGTGGAATTCACTTATAACAACAGCTACAGATCTTTAATTGGCATGGAACCTTATGAATctttatatggaagaaagtgccgaTCTCCTTTGTATTGGGAAGAGGTAGGGgaaaggaagatgttgggcCCGGAGTTGGTTCAACAAGCAGCAGATGTTGTGGCATTGATTCAAGAAAGAATGAAGACTGCTCAGTCTAGACTGAAAATTTATGCTGATGTTCGTGTACGGCCTTTATCATTCGAGGTTGGTgatcatgtttttattaaaatagcCGCGCTCAAGGGAGTGATGCGTttttggcaagaaag GTTTTCTCATCTTCAATTCTCCACTCCAAATCCAAGGATCATAGTTGATTTCTTAGTGTCTCCTACCTTAGATTTCAAGCTTCAAG GAATTTCTTCAAGATATCTTAGCAACCAAGTTATTGTTCCTACCATGTGTTTGTTAAAATGTCTCAATGAAGTTTCTTATGATTAA